Within the Nicotiana tabacum cultivar K326 chromosome 11, ASM71507v2, whole genome shotgun sequence genome, the region ctgtagtactattacaattcttcaattctcgatttataacaagcggttcgcgtcgcgtaagattgactacgaaggaaacaagggcataaatccaaaaggaatcaaaccgcacgatgaggaatcaagaagggaagtgctcctaacagccctgtagcctctcgaagataagtacagacgtctccgtaccgatccgcaagactctactagacttgctcatgactcataagacctaagagaacctagggctctgataccatattgtcatgacccaaaatccactaagggtcgcgatggcgccggacaccgcagTCAGACAAGACAAccaaaatactcaattaaattctcattttaataatctttgaaaactatgattttctttcaattttactagtaaaaggtaatcatttcaaattaaatataaacgttaagaagttaatacaagataccccataatcatcccagaactcggtgtcacaagtgcatgagcatttactaggaaataaaataaaatgcagtaactgtccggaatacaaagtgGACAAAAATGGAAAtatagtacaatactctgaaagagactctgctggctacgggTTATCTCGATAAATGTAGCTCATCTAAGCctccatatcaaccatgccgctatgccactaaggcACTAGCCACACATGAACCTATGCAaaaaaaatgcacagcaagtgtaatatgagtacgaaaacaacgtgtacccagtaagtatcccatctaatctcgaagaagtagagatgagaggtcgactttgacacttactagtggtccaataataatatattattaattcgagtaatcatggatttattaagaacggcagtaatttcaaataagtcacgaacagGTAAAACTTCCTTTTTGTATTAAAAATCTCCGGATTTATAATctattaattttcaattatctcaagtctgggagagcaaatatcagtatcaataaatctcaaggcaagcaatacaagcatgcacaaatcatgccgaggtcgtacggccctacccaacaatatttaaaccgtgcactgccagagggtcgaatgacgcgaaccatagatgcatatatttaATCTACCAAGACGTTCGGCCCATTCCGAAATTAAACACAtacagacagtcaatcaagaagtcaatatggaacaattatccaagaaaaagccaattctcttttaaaaattttataaaaatgaagttcaaaccttttagaaattcatttaccaattcgattgGATTTAAGTAATTCATTTTCCAATAAGGTtataaatattccaagtataacatgcttttgggtcctagactacccagacttacacataatagtagctacgcacggactctcgtcacctcgtgtgcacgtagcccccacaaataggagcacataaccaattatttcacctatggggacaattccctcttacaaggttataaaggagactcacctcgctccgaagatccataatcaGCATTCCACACTCTTctgaagactcgaatcgatgcacattTCTCCAAAACTaaccaataattatgcaaatccattaatatatgataaattactcattacaatccaatttataacaattcctaaccctgATCGAAAAGTTAATAAAATTGCCCCCaagcccatgtgcccggattccgaaatttttcgaaggtaaaatttacccatgaactcacgaactcaaatatatgattttcctGAAAACAACTACTGTACCTGAAATATATGCCACAACTGTTGTACCTGAAAACACTCTGGCTCATAACAGAGTAAATAACCTGTCTCCAGATAGAGTAAATACTCTGCCTTCAAACAGAGAAAACATCAAaatcacatcactccatattgtAAACCGCATTGATGAGGGggaacaaggaataagcaaaacTGCTGATAACCAAAAGACTGCTGGCAAGAACAGTGGGGTCAAGTCACTTAAGGATATTGCAGACAAGGCCATAATGCTTCATCCACCTTCACTTGATTTGGCAACGCCACTACAtaatcaagaaaaataataagaaaacatGTTGGAAATGGAAGGGATTTAGATGAGGAATCAACTGCTCAAAATTTCCTCAATGTGGCAAGAAAATGAGATCTCTCTCCGACTCATATTGCAAAAGTAAAATCTCCGACAAAGGCaaaaaaaggaaaactcaacagAAACAAAGCTGGCATGCCTACTGCTGGGATCCAAACTTGAAGAGCTCTAACTAAATCAAATAATTTGTAATGGATGCAATTATTTGGAATATTAGATCTGTCAATACGCAGCAATCCTTTGAGAGGCTAGTAACAATGCATAGACAACATCATTTCGATTTTGTTGGTCTCATGGAACCAATGCAGGATAATAAAAATCTTGAATTGTACAGAAGAAAAATAGGATTATCTCAAGCTttttcaaacatttcaaataaGGTGTAGGCTTTCGTTGACGATCTGTATGAAGTCACAGTGCTATACGACATGGAGCAGCAACTGACGTTAAAAATGATTCATACAGAAACACACATTGTGCAGATTATTACTTTCGTTTACGCCAAGTGTGATGCAATCGAAAGAATTGAACTTTGGGACTCATTGTACGCAATGTAAGCAGATATGGATATTCCTTGGCTTGCTGGTGGTGACTTCAACGTCATATGGGACGAAGAGGAAAAGTTTGGGGGACTTCCAGTGACTTTGAATGAAGTCAATGATTTCCGACATTGGATGAACACTTGTAATCTTTTTGATTTGGGCTTCAAAGGAAGTATATACACCTGGTGGAATGGAAGAGCAGAAGAAGATTGCATTTTCAAGAGACTTGACAGATGTATGACTAACATTGAATTTCAACAAATGTTCCCTGGAATAGAAGTTACCCATCTGCCAAAAATTTGGTCCGACCATTGTCCCATGTTGTTAAAATGTGATCTTGAAACTATTGCGATAAAGAAATCCTTTAAGTTTCTTAACTTTTGGACAAAACATTCGACGTTCAAAGACGTGGTCAAGGCAAATTGGCAAGCCTATTTTGAAGCAAATCCTTTCACTTTATTCAACCATAAGATGAAAAGAGTGAAGAAAGAATTGTCAATCTGGAGAAAATCAACATATGGAGAAATTTTTAAGAAGATTTCCAGTTTGGAAGAGGTCGTCAAGGTTCACGAGGCGCAATTTGAAATAAATCCAACTCGGGCAAATAGGGAAAGGCTTTGCAAAGTTCAAGTAGAACTTATCAAATTTCTTGCTCTTGAGGAACAATTTTGGAAACAAAAGGCAGGGATGGCATGGTTTAATGATGGAGatagaaacacaaaattcttccATGCTCAAGTCAACGGGCGAAGGAAGATATTGCAGCTATGAGGGATTCAAAACAGAGATGGAATCTGGATTGAAGACACCAATCAAATGGCAGATGAAGCAGTTCACTACTTTACTGAGCAGTTCCAAGAAGACAGAAGTCCATGTGATTTTGAAATTATAGATCATGTTCCAAAATTGGTAGGAACGGAGCAGAACATCCACTTGATGAGGCAGGCCACAAAAGAGGAGGTACAACAGGCTACGATGGGTCTAAATGGAGAAAGTGCAGCAGGCCCGGATGGTTTCACAGGCGCTTTCTTTCATTCATGTTGGGATATCATTGGTGACGACGTCCTTAACATGGTTAAGAGTTTCTTCAATGGTCATGCGCTACCAAAATTTGTAACTCATACAAATCTAATTCTATtaccaaagaagaaagaagtgcaAACATTTTCAGATTTGCGTCCAATTAGCTTAAGTAATTTCATCAACAAAGTTATATCAAGGGTGATTCACGAGAGGCTAGTTAGTCTACTACCTACGCTCATTTCTGATGAACAAGCTGGGTTTGTAAAAGGAAGAAACATTGTTGAAAATGTGATCCTCACTCAAGAGATAATCACTGATATTAGACTAAGAACGATGGTCGGGCCAAATGTAGTGATTAAACTAGATATGACGAAAGCCTATGATCATTTTTCTTGGTTATTCCTCACTAAAGTCCTGAGGCAGATGGGTTTTTGGGAAACATTTATTGGCTTGGTGTATGGAATTGTGTCTAATAATTGGTACACCGTTCTCATCAATGGTCAACCACATGGTTTCTTCAAGTCTACTAGGGGCGTCAAGCAAGGAGATCTGCTTTCACCAACTCTCTTCATTCTTGCAGCTAAGGCATTATCACGGGCTTTAAATGATTTGCACCTCAACCTCTACTTTTGTGGTTTTGGAATGCCAAAGTGGAGTCCAAAAATAAACAATCTATCATACACCGACGACACTATAATTTTTTCTTCATCAGATGCTAAATCTTTGCAGTTGGTAATGGAAATTTTGGCAGCATATGAAAGAGCATCTGGACAGCAGATTAACAAGTCCAAATCAGCTGTATACATGCATGATGCTTCTCCTCAAGATGTGGTGAATAAGATCCAAAGAATTACGGGTATTTCCAAGCAAGAATTCCCTTTCATTTACCTTGGATGCACAATTTTTTACACTAGAAGGAAAATGGAATTTTCTgaaggtttgatcaacaaagtcaCGGACAAATTGCAAGCATGGAAAGGAAAATTATTGTCCATTGGTGGTAGGGCGATTTTAATCAAACATGTGTTACAAAGCATGTCGATCCATCTACTATCGGCAATGAACCCCCCTCCATTTGTCATCAACAAGTTACACAAGATTTTCGCACAATTCCTTTGGAGTAGTTCTATTGGTGGCAAAAGTAGGTACTGGGCATCATGGGATACTTTATGTCGACCTTATGAAGAAGGAGGAGCAGGTTTTCGATCACTACACGATGTTGCAAAAGCTCTATTCTCTAAACTCTGGTGGAATTTCATTACAAAATCAACATTATGGAGCTCTTTCATGTcacaaaaatattgcaaaaaattaAATCCAATTGTTGTACCTTGGAGATATGGATCACATGCTTGGAGAAAAATGCTGGAATGTCGGGACATTGTTGAACATCAAATTGGGTGGCGTACAAAAATGAGTTCATCACTTTTCTGGTTTGACAACTGGACGAGACTGGGAGCTTTATACTTTATAACTCCTCCTGAATTCTACATTGATGAATCAGTTAATAATGTTTCTGATGTTGTGGATAGAGGAGCTTGGGATGCAAATAAGTTAGCGAACATTCTGCCTGAGGAATATACTGTGCACATTCTCGACAATATCAAACCACCAGGGGAGCAACAATTACTTGACAAACCATACTGGTGTCTTGAGACAGGAGGTAATTTTGCAGTTAAATCAGCGTGGGAGTATTTGAGGCAGAGAAATGATACAGGGGAAGCATACAAAAAGATGTGGGTAAAGGGTTTACCATTCAAGATCTCGTTCTTTACGTGGAAAGTGTGGAGAGTGAAACTACCTCTAGACGACCATTTGAAGAGAATGGGATACTCCATGCCTTCGTGCTGCTGGTGTTGTGCGCAACTAGGGGAAGAAACCTTAGTGCATCTGTTCTTTACCTCGTTTGCTGCCAAcaaagtttggtcatatttccTAATGAATGCTGGAATTAATCTGGAGAGTATGTCGATGCACGAGGCAATCGTGATGGACGCTCAAAGTGTTAGCAAGATTGAAGCCAATTTTTCAAGCACTTCCGGCTATCATTTTATGGGAGTTGTGGAAGAGAAGAAACAGCTACAAGCACGGGGAAGCAGTAACGATTAGAAGGGTGATATATCAGGTGTCCACAACCATTCAATCTCTTGTTAAACTAAGGAAACTTGGCTTGGCTAACGTTCCTCAAAACTGGCCACAAATTCTGTGCATGATGGAACAATTCACGCCTCCATTGAAGGTTACTAAAGTTTTATGGGAAATGCCACCACAAGGATGGATCAAAGTCAATTGCGATGGGGCATCGAGAGGAAATCCAGGCAGGAGCTCAATTGGTTACACACTTAGAGATGATGAAGGCAACATAAATTATGCTTGTGGAATGTTGATACATGAAACAACAAACAACGAGGCAGAGGCTTTGGCAATTGTTGAAGAACTAAAATACTGTGAAGCGAAAGGATTCGCGCAAGTTATTTTGCAAACTGACTCGCTCCTCTTGAACAATGCTATAGAAGGAATTTGGGCTGTTTCGTGGGTCATTGCAGAATATGTAGATGAAATCGCAAAGGCAATGTCAAGAATTCATGTGAAACTATCACATATCATGAGAGAAGGGAATTGCAGACCATCTAGCGAATCAAGCACTTGACATGGGCAACATCGAAGCACAGTGTTTTCAAGAGCTGGATACAAAAGCCAGGAGAATTGTCAATAATGACAAATTACAATATCCTTATCTAAGGGTGAAAGTTGTAAGACAATAAGGATGCAAGCGAGGAAGGAGATGGCTAAAACTGAAAGGTTACATTTTTCTAATAACTCACCTTTCTGTTTTGCAGGAACAACTCCTTTTGACATGCCTTACTTGTTGATCAGACTTCAAAGGGTGGTTTTACCATATACTGTTCATTTAATTGGAGAATCTACCCTAAGCATGAAGGATTACGAGCAGGAAGGTCAAGGTTCTCATTACGCTAGCACACTGGAAGTGCACAGCTACTTCAGAATTCCATTGAAATTGGTTTCTTGCAGAGAATCACAGCAAATACCCAATCCAAGTTACATTAATTTTCTCAATCTATTGGCACAACAATATGGACATTCATTCACTGAATGTACATGTTTTGTTAGGGGCAGACTTGGTCGACAATTCTCGACGCCACTTGTTAAATATATTGTTTACTCGATGATGCAAAATGGTATGCAGTTAATAAAATTTTTATAGCTGGAGATATGCACTGTTACTACTCCGGGACATCAACCAATTCTGGGCTTCGATTCTTGTTCGATCTTTCCACACTTCTGCAGCAAAGCACGCAGAACCAATCATGCGCACATGGGATGCCTTATCTTCATTAACCTATTTATTTCATTTGCAGGTGCAGTTTCTATATCTAGGCTCTATTATTTAATGGATTTCATTTTGGTGGTATTAGTGCAATGCACTCATTCCAAGGGGAGGAagttaaagatagaaaaaagAATAGACTGAAAGGAAGGATTGCATATACAAAGATTTTCGGTTATGGaatttttcaatatttcatttgAACCCAAACATGGGTGTGGCAATTCGCGCAAATCCAGAATAAAATTGGACATATGCAACAAATTATTGCACAGCTTTGTGATCGGTTTTATGGGCCATAGTAACGACACTAGCTGGTGTATCGCATTTGTCGATAACTACTCCTCTCCACAATGCTATCCACAAATGCTTTCTTTGATATAGTACTGGAGGTTATTTTCAAAAACATTGAAGTACTACTGCGATGATAGGAGAGAGGCCAATGTGTTAAGAAACCACTATTGCACAGACTTCATACAAGGCAACGTAACAACATGGAAGATCTTCAAAGTGCTACAAAAGGAATATGGTCATTTGCGCTACAAACTAAAGTATGGACTAAGCCAAAAATGTATAATGCAAATGCATATACATCCTCACATTACATGCTTTTTTAGTATGGAAATTGTACTACCAATGTTGAGTATTTACCTCAACACCGGTAATAGGATTTATGTGCCACTAAACTTTTATTTCTTTCATCGCTTAAGACCACCAGAAACTTTTATTAGttgtaatatttttctttttcttctgatttttatatataaaaactagccctaggcgcttgcctatccgattgccaaaaaaatatatatatgattttctctcaattttatacctaaaatcgtggtcaaaatccaagaatatcaattttctaggtttcccctcaaaccccaagtttttaCCAAAATTTCATGCTAAAATCTGcacataatctatgtatttaacccAAGATAGGTTGGGTTAGCTTACCTTATCGTTGCTGAAGAAAaaccccacttgaagctctccaaaaacgtccacaccaaaaaaaaaataggggAAAAATGACCAACCCCCGATTTTAAAAAAACATACTGCCTCCAACACTTCCGCACATGCGGTCacacgaccgcttctgcggttccgcaagTACGACCCCTCTACCGCTCTTGCGGTTTCTCTCCAGGCTCCCATTTTCGCTTCTACACCTCAACTCCCGCAGGTGTGGTCCAACTTCTACGGCGAGatgaccacatctgcggtccttACACTTCCGGCCCAAAAATCACATCTGCGGCTctcctggccgcttctgcggctccgcacctgcggccaaaaaagctcgcaggtgcggttacaccagatatcaACTGCCTCAATTCTTCTTCTTAGTCCAAAagttgatctgttaaccatccggaatccacccgaggcccccgggacccaaaccaattataccaaccagtcccaaaatacattacgaacttgctcgaggactcaaatcacatcaaacaacgctaaaatcatgaatcgacctccaatccaagcttaatgaactttagaatttcaaacttcaaaattcgatgccgaaacctatcaatcacatccgattgacctcaaattttgcacacaaggcaTATTTGACGTtgcagacctactccaactttcggaatcggaatccgacctcgatattaaaatgtccactttcggtcaaactcctcaaaaaccttcaaatttctatctttagccaaattaCTCCAAAATGACCTGCGGACccccgaattcacttccgatcgcgctcccaataccagaatctccatacggagctatccccagactcggaatcccaaatggacattgataacactgaaaggcactttaacccaaacttatgaaatccttccaaaaatgctaacttccacaataggtgacgaaacgttcccgggtcttccaaaacccgatccgaacatatgcccaagtacaAAAATATcgtacgaacctactggaaccttcgaatcacgATTtagaggtcgtttactcaaaatttcaatcttagttaattctttcaacttaaagcttccgaaatgagaattctctttcgaaataaactccgaacttcccgaaattcaattccaaccatgcgtgcaagtcataatacatgaagtgaagttgctcatggcctcaaactgctgaacgacgcgctagagttcaaaacgaccgatcgggtcattatacCAAAATGATTACCTCCATATAGGGTCGGGTTACCATTCTAATGAGATAACTGTAGTAAATAGAtgttattataattttaattttaagcaCCAAGCTTTATGTGATAAAATAACTTAGTTTCTTTTATATCAGGTACTCAAGATGTGGCTAGTCCTAAGTACATCACATAAAAGAGAACTCAAAATTGACATCTCACAATGATTTGTCTAAATAGTCAACTAAATCGAATGTTGATTAGAATGATTATAGGTATACACATTACATAAGCATACTGCTTATCAGAATCCCATCGCTAGAATATGATTCTtataattaattcaaaatttataaGAATCAAGTAAAAAATAGCAGCGCAACTTTAAAAACATATTTAAGCAAAAACATGtactattttaatttataactCGTTAAACTTTACCACTAATAGAATATGGAGTGCACGATCTCGCTAAACACCAAACACATGACAAGCAGATGCAAATAAGAACTTATGACAAGGAAAAACATAATGCTTCCATAATTTAAAAGTCAAATTATTTCCATATAACCAAATATGCAAACACACAAGAATCAAAAGCTTTTATGATAACTAAAGagacaacaacaattgttt harbors:
- the LOC142166038 gene encoding uncharacterized protein LOC142166038; this encodes MDIPWLAGGDFNVIWDEEEKFGGLPVTLNEVNDFRHWMNTCNLFDLGFKGSIYTWWNGRAEEDCIFKRLDRCMTNIEFQQMFPGIEVTHLPKIWSDHCPMLLKCDLETIAIKKSFKFLNFWTKHSTFKDVVKANWQAYFEANPFTLFNHKMKRVKKELSIWRKSTYGEIFKKISSLEEVVKVHEAQFEINPTRANRERLCKVQVELIKFLALEEQFWKQKAGMAWFNDGDRNTKFFHAQVNGRRKILQL
- the LOC107784749 gene encoding uncharacterized protein LOC107784749 produces the protein MEQFTPPLKVTKVLWEMPPQGWIKVNCDGASRGNPGRSSIGYTLRDDEGNINYACGMLIHETTNNEAEALAIVEELKYCEAKGFAQVILQTDSLLLNNAIEGIWAVSWVIAEYVDEIAKAMSRIHVKLSHIMREGNCRPSSESST